From the genome of Prochlorococcus marinus XMU1419, one region includes:
- a CDS encoding protein adenylyltransferase SelO family protein: MSTKSDLLTEKLTENFSEFSELSDYSFMNSLRADPQSTKDGNDHKPRSVYSGHYVPVVPTAIPEPEYISHSNKLFKELRLSSDLTKDKNFCRFFSGDISVANYPMSPVGWATGYALSIYGTEYTQQCPFGTGNGYGDGRAISVFEGLFNGKRMEMQLKGGGPTPYCRGADGRAVLRSSVREFLAQELMDAFGIPTSRSLTLFVSKSEKVRRPWYSKGSRYFEPDIMIDNQAAITTRVAPSFLRVGQLELFARRVRNNAHDEALNELKMIVQHLIDRNYKDEIEYEISLESKVLKLACSYRSRLISLVTNWIRVGYCQGNFNSDNCAAGGYTLDYGPFGFCELFDPRFQPWTGGGEHFSFFNQPSAAEINFKTFCSSLSPLLSKSEQDLEKLKQIENDFSKLMNKELMKMWANKLGLDHYKENIINEFFNLMAISKADFTILFRKLSDIPNNIDFLKDSFYLPINNELIKKWEVWLENWQSILKKEGNIKEKSESMKSFNPIYTWREWMVVPAYEEAEKGNYDKIKELQTVFSNPYKKRPPEIDQKYNRLKPSKYLNYGGVSHYSCSS; the protein is encoded by the coding sequence ATGTCAACTAAATCTGATTTATTAACAGAAAAGCTTACAGAAAATTTTTCTGAATTTTCTGAATTATCTGACTATTCTTTTATGAATTCTCTTAGAGCAGATCCTCAATCAACAAAAGATGGAAATGATCATAAACCGCGTTCAGTATATTCAGGTCATTACGTACCAGTTGTTCCAACTGCTATTCCAGAACCAGAATATATTTCCCATAGCAACAAACTTTTTAAAGAACTAAGGCTAAGCTCAGATCTTACTAAAGATAAGAATTTTTGTCGTTTTTTCTCAGGTGATATTTCTGTTGCTAATTATCCAATGAGTCCTGTTGGTTGGGCAACAGGTTATGCATTATCAATTTACGGGACTGAATATACCCAACAATGTCCCTTTGGCACTGGCAATGGTTATGGCGATGGAAGAGCAATTTCTGTATTTGAAGGTTTATTCAATGGGAAAAGAATGGAGATGCAACTTAAAGGAGGAGGTCCAACTCCCTACTGTCGTGGAGCAGATGGTAGGGCTGTCTTAAGGTCTAGCGTTAGAGAATTTCTTGCACAGGAATTAATGGATGCTTTTGGAATTCCTACCTCAAGATCTTTAACACTTTTTGTCTCAAAATCAGAAAAAGTTAGGAGGCCATGGTATTCCAAAGGCTCTAGGTATTTTGAACCTGACATCATGATTGATAATCAAGCTGCAATTACTACAAGAGTCGCTCCATCTTTTTTAAGAGTTGGACAGCTTGAACTTTTTGCAAGACGAGTTCGCAATAATGCTCATGATGAAGCTCTTAATGAACTAAAGATGATAGTTCAACATCTTATTGATAGAAATTATAAAGATGAAATTGAATATGAGATTTCACTTGAAAGTAAGGTACTAAAACTAGCTTGTTCATATAGATCGAGACTTATTTCTCTAGTAACTAACTGGATACGGGTTGGTTATTGTCAAGGTAATTTTAATAGTGATAATTGTGCTGCTGGTGGCTACACCTTGGACTATGGACCCTTTGGATTCTGCGAATTATTTGATCCAAGATTTCAACCATGGACAGGTGGAGGTGAACACTTCTCGTTTTTTAACCAACCCTCTGCAGCGGAGATCAACTTTAAAACATTTTGTTCGTCTCTTAGTCCGTTACTATCAAAAAGTGAACAAGACCTTGAAAAATTAAAACAAATCGAAAATGATTTTTCAAAATTAATGAACAAAGAGTTGATGAAAATGTGGGCAAACAAGCTTGGTTTAGATCATTACAAAGAAAATATTATTAATGAGTTTTTTAATCTTATGGCCATTTCAAAAGCAGACTTCACAATTTTATTCCGTAAACTTTCTGATATACCCAATAACATAGATTTTTTAAAAGACAGTTTCTATTTGCCAATTAATAATGAGCTTATTAAAAAGTGGGAAGTCTGGCTTGAAAACTGGCAATCAATCCTAAAGAAAGAGGGAAATATTAAAGAAAAATCTGAATCAATGAAATCTTTTAACCCAATTTATACTTGGCGCGAATGGATGGTCGTCCCTGCATATGAAGAGGCTGAGAAAGGTAATTACGACAAAATTAAGGAGTTGCAAACTGTTTTTAGCAATCCATACAAAAAACGACCTCCAGAGATAGATCAAAAATATAATCGACTTAAGCCAAGCAAGTATTTAAACTATGGAGGAGTATCCCACTACAGCTGTTCTTCGTAA
- a CDS encoding DUF1651 domain-containing protein, producing the protein MSSEGGSRRNNYAFGCSTRKPNGCLLNPEGSRLIFFEESKKSHQNQSKIDIHIFYTNHLAEPAGYKSSEKLNIESAWEKWHQLHQKGWTEVFHEYG; encoded by the coding sequence ATGAGTTCTGAAGGCGGCAGCAGGAGAAATAATTACGCTTTTGGTTGTAGCACAAGGAAGCCAAATGGCTGCTTACTTAATCCCGAAGGAAGCAGATTGATTTTTTTTGAGGAGAGCAAAAAATCTCATCAAAATCAATCAAAAATCGATATCCATATTTTCTACACGAATCATCTTGCAGAACCTGCGGGTTATAAATCCTCTGAAAAACTTAACATCGAATCAGCCTGGGAAAAGTGGCACCAACTTCACCAAAAAGGATGGACAGAGGTCTTCCACGAATACGGATAA